The DNA window ATACTGAAGTATGAGAAACTGCAGATACGTCCTGTGCCCGTCACCTTCCCTGACTGAGGGTCCATTTTCTCACTAGGCACGTTTACATGCACACTCATTTTACATGCATACTCACTCATATAAGACAATATCCCAAATAAGATATGGGGCAGGTAAACAGCATATTCTGATTAAATATCCCAAATAAGGGCTTATTCCAGATGGAGAACTGAAGATGGTTTTGGATCCACTACATTAGATACACTAGTATGTCATTACATCATACAACAAACATGAAAATTAGCCAATGTCCTTCCGCAATCAAGGATACTTCAACAGCTTTTAAAAGCTGAAGCAAAATCAGCAGACTCAGAACTGAGTATTTAGAGTGCTCTTGGACAacttatttacatttaatttatattgATGGTTGTAAATGTGCAGCCTTCCATTTCACTTATATATTAAAAGGCACCAACACTATGCATGCAGAATTAGTTTGACGTAATTAACCAAAACAGCAGACGAGACATCACTTTTGCTCTAGCCATACATTTGCTACAATCAGTATGTCCAGCTGGACGCGGCGAATGCTcacctgttcaggataaaccgCGCCTGCCGCTTCTGTTTGATTTCCTGCACCTTCCTCATCGCTTCCACTGAAGTGGACCAAGGTGAATACAAAACATACTTTACAGAATGCACCTTACATTGATTGCAATCCATCGCGTCAAGCTAGATACTTTTCGGATTTTAAATCATCTTCTATGACTATGACTACAACACGCACTTTTCGCATGCGTCGCATCATGGTGTAAAATCATGTATAAACGTAACATTAAGTGAAAGACCGTACAATTGAATGAAATTCCAGAGGTCCAAAGTAACAGGCATGAGGGGAAACAACCAACAGAAACAGCAACAACCTCATTTTGACATGATAAACATGCTCCACTGATTAACTTACCCGTCTTGTTCCATAACTGCCTCTGGTATTTAACTGGAATATTTCTGCGTTTCTCAAACTCAAGCGCGTTATCCTGCGGGGGAAGAAAACAGTTTTTTCAAAACCATCAGAACCGGAGCATCACGAGTGTTTTGGGATTAAATGACTGGCTAGTTACTCACTACTGTCAGCTCCTTGCCGGCGGCCTTTCTGAAAGCCTTGGTCCACCTGGTCTTCCTTGGGTTACGCTTCTTCTTGAAGTTTTTGTGACATTTTGATTTGCAGAACCGAAATACCTTTAAAAAGAGCACGGGTGACGCTGGTTTAGAACAACCTAACATGACCACGTTTGCGGTGACTACACAGGTTTAACATGAACTGTGGGAACAGGCTGGCTGACCCatacagctaacgttagccatctGTGTAGCTTTCCAGTTCAGTaggaagctagctagctagtaattTACACAATATAGGCTACTTTGGACTACTTGTAATGTTAAATATCGGAGTGGAGTACAGTAGTTAGCTAGAGTTGTAACGTTATTTGGTTAAACATGCTAGTTTACTGTCCACTGAACTTCTGTAACACGTGGCCaagtatataaataatattcatcCCAATCCCAGTTAGGTTATATTGACACTTAATAAGAATGTGCTAAACTGGAGAAATTACAGTCTTGCGTGTTCAAACTTAAGTGACATAgatttaaattgcattttgtttttatattttctggaaAGCGTTTCCAACGCAATGTATGAAAGACGGACGTATAAACAAATGTAATCGTTCACAACATGGCTGCTGAAGAGGCCTAAAGCTAGCTGTCTAAGCTATGAGCTAGCTACTACCGCGTTGCATTAAGATTTACCATATTTGATATCGACATGAAAAAGGACCCCTACCTTACAGTCGTTCCGTACAAACATCATCCCATGTCCGGGGTATAC is part of the Conger conger chromosome 15, fConCon1.1, whole genome shotgun sequence genome and encodes:
- the rsl24d1 gene encoding probable ribosome biogenesis protein RLP24 translates to MRIEKCYFCSGPVYPGHGMMFVRNDCKVFRFCKSKCHKNFKKKRNPRKTRWTKAFRKAAGKELTVDNALEFEKRRNIPVKYQRQLWNKTVEAMRKVQEIKQKRQARFILNRLKKGKVLEKEEAISEVKKNIHLIKAPHAGQARKLEEKMVEKLREDVEMGDD